The following is a genomic window from Collimonas fungivorans Ter331.
CGTCAAAGCCGCCGGCGAACGCTACCGTGACCCCGGCAAATGCGGCGATCACGCCCAGCCACTGGGTCAGGCCGAAGCGCTCGCCCGGCACCAGCCAATGCAAACCCAGTACGGTAAAAATCGGTGCGGTGTAAACGAATACCGACATATGCGAAGCAGTGGTGTAGTTCAAGCCGATCGAGACGCACAGGAATTCGCCGGCAAACAGCAGGCCGGTCGCCAGGCCAGGCCAGAAGCTGCCGTCGGTCAGCGAGAATTTGCTGCCGCGCCACCACATCAGGCCGCTCACCAGCACCGCAGCCACCGCCGAACGCAGGCCGTTTTGCAGGATTGGCGAGATGTTCGGCGCCGCCACCTTGATTGCAACCTGCTGCAGCCCCCAGCACAGGCACAAAATCAGCATCAGGCTCATGGCCAAACCGTCTAGCGGTTTGCGGGTGGTAGGCATTTTTTTCAGTCTTTCAGAAGCAGGGATGATTTGTCATAAATGTCATTTTACTCAGCGCCGATTTATCCCTATCATCGCTGTCATGAAGCGGTAACCAAGCAGTAAAAATCCGAATGCAGATTGCAAGGAGTATGCTTGAAAGTAGTCACTTTTGCATCACCGGCGGCAAACCTGGCCGGAGCCTATCATTCATAAGCCAGTCTATGCGCCGAGCGCGCCCCGCCCTCGCAAACTATTGCTGTTAAGCGTCTCCGCCGGCGCCGGCCACATGCGCGCGGCCGAAGCGCTCAAGGCCTATGCCGCCGCCGAATTCCCGGGCACCGAAGCAATCCACCTGGATGCGATGGATTTTGTGCCGGCCGGATTCCGCGCGGTATATACCGATTTTTACCTGCACCTGGTGAACCGCCATCCCGCGTTGTGGGGTTATGTCTACCAGAAGAGCGACAAGGCGCTGACCAACTCGCCGACGCAGAAACTACGGCGCGCCATCGAGCGCATCAGCACCCGCCCCTTGCGCACTGCGATCCGCGCGGCGGCGCCGGACGCTATCATCTGCACCCATTTCCTGCCGGCCGAATTGCTGGCGCGGGAGATCGGCAAGCAGAGCGTGGTTTGCCCGGTCTGGGTGCAGGTCACCGATTTCGACCTGCATAGCATGTGGCTGCAGCCGCTGATGCAGGGTTATTTTGCCGCCACCGAGGAAATCGCCTATCGCATGCGGGCGCGCGGGCTGGCGGCCGATGCGGTGCACGTGACCGGGATCCCGATCATGCCGGGTTTCGGCCAGACCCTGGAACGGCGCCAGTGCGCGCAACAATTCGGTCTCGACCCCGGGCGCAAGATCATCCTGATGATGTCCGGCGGCGCCGGCATCGGCGAACTGGACAAGACTGTGCAAAAGCTGCTGGCGCTGCCCGACGATTTCCAGCTGGTGGCGCTGGCCGGCAAGAACGCTGCGCTGCTGGGCAACCTGCAGCAGCTGGCTGCGGCGCATCCGGGCCGCCTGTTTCCTTTCGGCTTCACCAACCATGTAGAGCAGCTGATGGCGTGCGCCGATCTGGCGATCACCAAACCGGGCGGCCTGACCACTTCCGAATGTCTGGCTATGGGCGTGCCGATGATCATCCACTCGCCGATCCCGGGGCAGGAAGAACGCA
Proteins encoded in this region:
- a CDS encoding MGDG synthase family glycosyltransferase — protein: MRAAEALKAYAAAEFPGTEAIHLDAMDFVPAGFRAVYTDFYLHLVNRHPALWGYVYQKSDKALTNSPTQKLRRAIERISTRPLRTAIRAAAPDAIICTHFLPAELLAREIGKQSVVCPVWVQVTDFDLHSMWLQPLMQGYFAATEEIAYRMRARGLAADAVHVTGIPIMPGFGQTLERRQCAQQFGLDPGRKIILMMSGGAGIGELDKTVQKLLALPDDFQLVALAGKNAALLGNLQQLAAAHPGRLFPFGFTNHVEQLMACADLAITKPGGLTTSECLAMGVPMIIHSPIPGQEERNADYLLEQGAALKAIDLTALAFRVQQLLQQPEQLQRLRQRSLLLGRPHAGRAVLQTVLSKLDSPLHSQFISPTP